A stretch of Acidimicrobiales bacterium DNA encodes these proteins:
- the dut gene encoding dUTP diphosphatase, with amino-acid sequence MIDLPVLRLDPELPLPAYAKSGDAGVDLVARETVVLAPGGGRAVVPTGIAIALPEGYAGFVQPRSGLAAKHGVTVLNTPGLVDSGYRGELKVCLVNLDPDTPFEIMRGERIAQLVVQAVADVAFVEVEVLDDTERGETGFGSSGR; translated from the coding sequence GTGATCGACCTGCCCGTCCTGCGTCTCGACCCCGAGCTTCCGCTGCCGGCCTACGCGAAGTCCGGCGACGCCGGTGTCGATCTGGTTGCGCGGGAGACCGTGGTGCTCGCCCCCGGCGGTGGTCGGGCCGTCGTGCCGACCGGCATCGCGATCGCGCTGCCGGAGGGCTACGCCGGGTTCGTGCAGCCGCGCAGCGGTCTCGCCGCGAAGCACGGGGTGACCGTGCTCAACACGCCCGGCCTGGTCGACAGCGGCTATCGCGGGGAGCTGAAGGTGTGCCTGGTCAACCTCGACCCGGACACGCCGTTCGAGATCATGCGGGGGGAGCGCATCGCGCAGCTCGTCGTGCAGGCGGTGGCCGATGTCGCCTTCGTCGAAGTCGAGGTGCTGGACGACACGGAGCGAGGCGAGACCGGGTTCGGGTCCAGCGGCCGCTAG